The Crocosphaera subtropica ATCC 51142 genome includes a window with the following:
- a CDS encoding alpha/beta hydrolase, translating to MTQPKMKQRFNTLVSLGSWLIGTTMVSPAIAAEEIKFYYNNLSQTVKVESLEAFAADGTVKPDLRTIFNLVKPDEAEKAKFQAILLKPFQLNPVLLSRLLNTDEGDRLLTRLGDLIEIQGGTNGKSVLRGSMIQAAAKPKGLTILNFLQTLPTNMQINVRRTLQQAKNADFLVKTTGELVDTTERLSQEESKADPLSVDFSQLPNPGDKGSVSFTRERWDLRDENRERAFYVEVYRPKLPPSAKMPVIVLSHGLGERPETYYETGELLASHGFLVAMPQHPGSDTKHKQALLEGLARDIFSLNEFIDRPLDISYTLDELERRNQQEFGGQLNLTKVGAFGHSFGGYTALAVAGATIDTKHLDKDCASDIGGFNQALLLQCRALKLTQPLPMVKDERIGAVLVYNPVNASIFGPQGLAQVEVPVFVGAGSYDLSTPFIFEQARSFPWLVNAHQSYLLLQQGDSHVNIIKLGAGSYAIATSLLKLTLPDENLRQYYARPSIVAFAQVYVANNQEYLSYLHPSYDAYLSEGQEFKAFLITGKSAPILNQSFPGTK from the coding sequence ATGACTCAGCCAAAAATGAAACAACGATTTAATACCTTAGTCTCTTTAGGAAGTTGGCTAATTGGGACAACGATGGTTTCTCCTGCGATCGCAGCAGAAGAAATTAAATTTTACTATAACAATCTCTCACAAACGGTTAAAGTAGAGTCTTTAGAAGCCTTTGCTGCTGATGGAACCGTTAAACCGGATCTGAGAACTATTTTTAATCTGGTTAAGCCTGATGAAGCTGAAAAAGCTAAATTCCAAGCCATCTTGCTTAAACCCTTCCAACTTAATCCTGTCCTACTGTCTCGACTGCTCAACACCGATGAAGGCGATCGCTTATTAACGAGACTAGGTGACTTAATAGAAATACAAGGAGGAACCAATGGCAAATCAGTCTTGCGAGGATCGATGATTCAAGCAGCAGCAAAACCGAAAGGCTTAACGATCCTTAATTTTCTGCAAACCCTACCCACCAATATGCAGATTAATGTGCGTCGAACCTTACAACAAGCCAAAAATGCCGATTTTTTAGTTAAGACAACGGGAGAACTGGTGGACACCACAGAAAGGTTATCCCAGGAAGAAAGCAAAGCTGACCCATTATCTGTTGATTTTAGCCAACTGCCTAACCCTGGAGACAAGGGTTCAGTTTCTTTTACCCGTGAACGTTGGGACTTGAGAGATGAAAATCGGGAGAGAGCCTTTTATGTGGAGGTGTATCGCCCAAAACTCCCTCCCTCTGCTAAAATGCCTGTAATTGTCTTGTCCCATGGCTTAGGAGAACGGCCTGAAACCTATTATGAAACTGGGGAATTATTAGCTTCTCATGGGTTTTTGGTAGCGATGCCACAACATCCTGGTAGTGATACAAAACATAAACAAGCCTTGTTGGAAGGGTTGGCACGGGACATCTTTTCCTTGAATGAATTTATTGATCGCCCCTTAGATATTAGTTATACCCTAGATGAACTGGAAAGACGTAACCAACAGGAGTTTGGGGGACAGTTAAACTTAACCAAGGTGGGAGCATTTGGCCATTCTTTTGGCGGTTATACTGCTTTAGCCGTAGCGGGGGCAACCATTGATACTAAGCACTTGGACAAGGACTGTGCTTCAGACATTGGTGGGTTCAATCAAGCTCTCCTCTTGCAGTGTCGTGCGCTAAAACTGACCCAACCCCTGCCGATGGTGAAGGATGAGCGCATTGGTGCAGTATTGGTCTATAATCCTGTCAATGCTAGTATTTTTGGCCCCCAAGGACTCGCTCAGGTTGAAGTTCCCGTCTTTGTAGGAGCAGGAAGTTATGACTTATCCACCCCTTTTATTTTTGAACAGGCAAGATCCTTTCCCTGGTTAGTAAATGCCCACCAAAGCTATCTACTCCTACAACAAGGGGATAGTCATGTCAATATTATTAAATTAGGTGCAGGAAGTTATGCCATTGCCACCTCTTTACTCAAATTAACCTTACCCGATGAAAACTTAAGACAGTATTATGCCAGGCCTTCTATTGTGGCTTTTGCTCAAGTTTATGTCGCTAATAACCAGGAATATCTCTCTTATTTACACCCTTCTTATGACGCATATTTGAGTGAAGGGCAAGAATTTAAAGCTTTTTTAATTACGGGTAAGTCTGCTCCTATTTTAAACCAAAGTTTTCCTGGAACAAAATAA
- the crcB gene encoding fluoride efflux transporter CrcB, producing MEFLSWLIVFLGGGLGSCGRYLISLLINEQIDTMFPWGTLTVNLIGCLVIGIIIGLIERYPIHPYWGLLLVTGFCGGFTTFSSFSLENNLLLRNQEYFLLFVYTLMSLLWGFAGTFIGLIVVKRI from the coding sequence ATGGAGTTTTTGTCTTGGTTAATCGTATTTTTAGGAGGTGGTTTAGGTAGTTGTGGCCGTTATTTAATAAGTTTACTTATTAATGAACAAATTGATACGATGTTTCCTTGGGGAACGTTAACGGTTAATTTAATCGGTTGTTTAGTTATTGGTATAATAATTGGTTTAATTGAAAGATATCCCATTCATCCTTATTGGGGACTGTTATTAGTGACAGGGTTTTGTGGAGGATTTACGACATTTTCATCTTTTTCTTTGGAGAATAATTTATTATTAAGAAATCAAGAATATTTTTTATTATTCGTTTATACATTGATGAGTTTATTGTGGGGGTTTGCTGGAACTTTTATCGGTTTAATTGTTGTAAAAAGGATTTAG
- a CDS encoding LysR family transcriptional regulator has protein sequence MRIEQLQAFLAIADTGSFGQAASQCGITQSTISRQIQALEGNLGALLFHRSTQAKLTVAGEKLLPRAKKICQEWATVGQEIKDLQAGKQPELCVAAIHSVCSHFLPPILQQFCLDYPQVQLRVTALGSDRALKVLRDGLVDIAIVMNNRFLTTSPEMTVDLLYEEKIDVLMAVNHPLTRYDQVPHTELSNYPHVVFKDGYGMQRLLQEWCSIHNLSINAVMELNTLDAFRGVVRQGEIIALLPETALLETRQDNRLAVRSLAPICDKSNQKSPTLLTRQVVLVSTSDRITIPPIAHFCHLVRQGVTRFNEQTISKSLSA, from the coding sequence ATGCGAATTGAGCAACTACAAGCATTTTTAGCGATCGCAGACACGGGCAGTTTTGGACAGGCAGCAAGTCAGTGTGGGATCACTCAATCGACTATTAGCCGACAAATACAAGCCCTAGAAGGGAACTTAGGGGCTTTATTGTTTCACCGCTCCACTCAGGCTAAATTGACGGTAGCAGGGGAAAAATTGTTGCCAAGGGCCAAGAAAATCTGTCAAGAATGGGCAACCGTTGGGCAAGAAATCAAAGATTTACAAGCAGGAAAACAACCAGAATTATGTGTAGCTGCCATTCATTCGGTTTGCTCCCATTTTTTGCCCCCTATCTTACAACAATTTTGTTTAGATTATCCCCAAGTCCAGTTACGAGTCACAGCCTTAGGCAGCGATCGCGCGCTAAAAGTGTTACGGGATGGTTTAGTGGATATTGCGATCGTCATGAATAATCGTTTTTTGACCACTAGCCCAGAAATGACCGTCGATTTATTATACGAAGAAAAAATTGATGTTTTAATGGCAGTTAATCATCCTTTAACTCGCTATGATCAGGTTCCTCATACCGAATTAAGCAACTATCCCCATGTGGTGTTTAAAGATGGGTATGGAATGCAACGATTGCTGCAAGAATGGTGCTCTATTCATAATTTAAGCATCAATGCAGTAATGGAATTGAATACCTTAGATGCTTTTCGGGGAGTGGTTCGACAAGGAGAAATTATTGCTTTATTGCCAGAAACAGCATTACTGGAAACCAGACAAGATAACCGTTTAGCCGTTCGTTCTTTAGCCCCCATTTGTGATAAATCTAATCAAAAATCTCCCACCCTGCTAACCCGTCAAGTGGTTTTAGTATCTACGAGCGATCGCATTACCATTCCTCCCATTGCTCATTTTTGTCATCTTGTGCGTCAGGGAGTGACTCGCTTTAATGAACAAACCATTAGTAAATCTCTTTCGGCTTAG
- the bchI gene encoding magnesium chelatase ATPase subunit I — translation MTATLQAPPKTHRVVFPFTAIVGQEEMKLALLLNVIDPKIGGVMIMGDRGTGKSTTIRALADLLPEIEVVDNDPFNSHPSDPDLMSDNVRQALEEQGSLPVAHKKVIMVDLPLGATEDRVCGTIDIEKALSEGVKAFEPGLLAKANRGILYVDEVNLLDDHLVDVLLDSAASGWNTVEREGISIRHPARFVLVGSGNPEEGELRPQLLDRFGMHAEIHTVKEPNLRVQIVEQRSEFDRDPQKFCETYQSQQEELQNSLVKAQNLLPSVNIDYDLRVKISEVCSELDVDGLRGDIVTNRASKALAAFEGRTEVTVDDIRRTMVLCLRHRLRKDPLETIDSGYKVEKAFNRVFGLETEEN, via the coding sequence ATGACTGCAACCTTACAAGCACCTCCAAAAACCCATCGCGTTGTATTTCCCTTTACAGCTATTGTGGGCCAAGAAGAAATGAAATTGGCCTTACTCCTCAATGTCATTGACCCGAAAATTGGCGGTGTGATGATTATGGGCGATCGTGGGACAGGAAAATCGACGACGATCCGAGCTTTAGCCGACTTACTGCCTGAAATTGAAGTGGTAGACAACGATCCCTTTAACTCTCATCCCTCTGATCCGGATTTGATGAGTGACAATGTCCGTCAAGCCTTAGAGGAACAAGGATCGTTACCCGTTGCTCACAAAAAAGTGATCATGGTTGACTTACCCCTTGGTGCAACCGAGGATAGGGTGTGTGGCACCATTGATATTGAAAAAGCTTTATCCGAAGGGGTTAAAGCATTTGAACCAGGTCTATTAGCTAAGGCAAACCGAGGGATCTTATATGTAGATGAAGTTAACCTCCTTGACGATCACTTAGTAGACGTATTATTAGACTCTGCGGCCAGTGGTTGGAATACGGTAGAAAGGGAAGGGATTTCCATTCGTCACCCGGCTAGATTTGTGTTAGTGGGGTCAGGAAACCCCGAAGAAGGAGAGTTGCGGCCGCAATTATTGGATCGTTTTGGAATGCACGCAGAGATCCATACGGTTAAAGAACCCAACTTACGAGTACAAATTGTAGAACAACGATCAGAATTTGATCGTGATCCTCAAAAATTCTGTGAAACTTATCAATCTCAGCAAGAAGAGTTACAAAACAGTTTAGTAAAAGCGCAAAATCTATTGCCTTCGGTTAACATCGATTATGATTTACGGGTAAAAATCTCCGAAGTTTGTTCAGAATTGGATGTGGATGGACTACGGGGGGATATTGTAACCAACCGTGCATCAAAGGCGTTAGCAGCGTTTGAAGGCCGTACAGAGGTGACGGTAGATGATATTCGACGGACAATGGTGTTATGTTTGCGTCACCGACTCAGAAAAGATCCCTTAGAAACCATTGACTCAGGTTACAAAGTAGAAAAAGCTTTTAATCGTGTTTTTGGACTAGAAACTGAGGAAAATTAG
- a CDS encoding AI-2E family transporter — MIPKRKIALSLSNLFLIGGAAFLLLLLWQLKGLIIILMIAIVIASTLSPLVGSVERMGLPRWFSVIFVYLLLVLLLTGIGLLLGPTIIAQLQRLLEKLPGYIEILGKQIQFFMTEKGFTEPEILEFLNRQFNLQSIVSWTFRSSQQLLIGVSGLTRGIVGGVLNVFLAILLSGYMLSGSQKLIDGIVSLFPTPWDQKLKDQVIPVSQRMGGYIQGRLLVSFILGLAVSLGLKFLGIGEFALGLGTIAGMTNLIPFFGPVLGSIPALIVAVAQGGWLFLWVLLLFVIIQNLETYVLDPLLVGSSVNVPPLYQLLAVLSGVQLLGIIGALILPPWVAGAGVLLQNLYLTPKLEAEKENS; from the coding sequence ATGATTCCTAAACGAAAAATAGCCCTATCTTTATCTAATTTATTTCTCATTGGTGGTGCTGCCTTTTTACTATTATTATTGTGGCAACTGAAAGGATTAATTATTATTCTCATGATTGCCATTGTTATTGCATCCACCCTTAGTCCTTTAGTGGGCAGTGTAGAACGAATGGGATTACCCCGTTGGTTTTCAGTGATTTTTGTTTATTTACTTCTAGTTTTATTGTTAACAGGAATTGGCTTATTATTAGGACCTACAATTATCGCTCAACTGCAACGGTTACTAGAAAAATTACCAGGATATATAGAAATTTTAGGTAAACAAATTCAATTCTTTATGACAGAAAAGGGATTTACAGAACCCGAAATCCTAGAGTTTCTTAACAGACAATTTAATTTACAATCCATTGTTTCCTGGACATTTCGTTCTAGTCAACAGTTACTAATTGGAGTAAGCGGACTAACAAGGGGGATTGTAGGAGGCGTTTTAAATGTGTTTTTAGCTATCCTATTATCAGGTTATATGCTATCAGGTTCACAAAAATTAATTGATGGTATTGTTAGCTTATTTCCTACCCCTTGGGATCAAAAATTAAAAGACCAAGTTATACCCGTTAGTCAAAGAATGGGAGGGTATATTCAAGGCAGATTATTAGTGTCTTTTATTTTAGGTTTAGCGGTTAGTTTAGGCTTAAAATTTTTAGGAATAGGGGAGTTTGCGTTAGGGTTAGGAACCATTGCCGGAATGACGAATTTAATTCCTTTCTTTGGTCCAGTTTTAGGGTCGATTCCTGCTTTAATTGTAGCGGTTGCTCAAGGGGGATGGCTGTTTCTTTGGGTGCTTTTATTATTTGTAATTATTCAAAATCTAGAAACCTATGTACTTGATCCTTTGTTAGTGGGTTCGTCGGTTAATGTTCCTCCATTGTATCAATTATTAGCGGTTTTAAGTGGTGTTCAACTATTAGGAATTATTGGGGCTTTAATTCTTCCTCCGTGGGTTGCTGGAGCCGGTGTATTATTACAAAATCTTTATTTAACTCCAAAATTAGAAGCAGAAAAAGAAAACAGTTAA
- a CDS encoding S9 family peptidase, translating into MLSPIIAPFGSWKSPITSDLIVAQSIKLGTVVFDNDNIYWLEGRPQEKGRNVLVKYSPDGQMTEITPQPFNVRSRVHEYGGGSFLVKNGVVYFINYQDQRLYQQLPNEAPKPLTSENQCRYADFVLDPNYNRLISVCEDHSQTDRECENKIVAIDIKTGDITTLIEGDDFYSSPRLSPDGTQLAWISWNHPNMPWDGTKLWLGNIESDGSLKEIKWIAGDIDESISEPKWAPDGQLYYVSDQSGWSNLYCYKANVNNVPIFPFTAEFSYPHWVFGLSTYTFVSKQKIICGFTQDGRWYLGSLNIPNRQFSILELPYSNVASLDSHGKEVVFLGSSTIEPTEVIHLDLNLSQTKVLKTACQIDVDSGYFSQPELIEFPTENGLTAYGWYYPPQNKDYTFPDEELPPLLVKSHGGPTAAATPSFSLKIQYWTSRGFGYLDVNYGGSTGFGKTYRQRLEKNWGLVDVNDCINGANYLVKQGKVDGDRLAISGGSAGGYTTLAALTFHDTFKAGASYYGVSDLESLAKDTHKFESRYLDKLIGQYPEEKEIYEERSPINFTDQLNCPVIFFQGLEDKVVPPSQAEMMVESLKNKEIPVAYIAFEGEQHGFRQADNIKYALDSEFYFYSRIFHFTPADNLEPINILNYDS; encoded by the coding sequence ATGTTATCTCCTATAATAGCTCCCTTTGGTTCTTGGAAATCGCCGATCACATCTGATTTAATTGTTGCCCAAAGTATTAAATTAGGGACTGTTGTTTTTGATAATGATAATATTTACTGGTTAGAAGGAAGACCCCAAGAAAAAGGACGTAATGTATTGGTTAAATACAGTCCTGATGGTCAAATGACTGAAATCACCCCTCAACCTTTTAATGTTCGTAGTCGGGTTCATGAATATGGGGGAGGGTCTTTTTTAGTTAAGAATGGTGTTGTTTATTTTATTAATTATCAAGATCAACGTCTTTATCAACAGTTACCCAATGAAGCACCCAAACCTTTAACCTCTGAAAATCAATGTCGTTATGCCGATTTTGTTCTAGATCCTAACTATAATCGCTTAATTAGTGTGTGTGAAGATCATAGTCAGACTGATAGGGAATGTGAAAATAAAATTGTTGCTATTGATATTAAGACAGGAGACATAACAACCTTAATAGAAGGAGATGATTTTTATTCCTCTCCTCGTTTAAGTCCTGATGGAACACAACTCGCTTGGATTAGTTGGAACCACCCTAATATGCCTTGGGATGGCACAAAATTATGGTTAGGAAATATCGAAAGTGATGGCTCTTTAAAGGAGATAAAATGGATTGCAGGGGATATAGATGAGTCTATTAGTGAACCGAAGTGGGCCCCAGATGGTCAGTTATATTATGTCAGCGATCAATCCGGTTGGTCGAATCTTTATTGTTATAAAGCTAATGTAAATAACGTACCTATATTCCCTTTTACGGCTGAATTTTCTTATCCTCATTGGGTGTTTGGATTATCGACTTACACGTTTGTCTCAAAACAGAAAATTATCTGCGGTTTTACTCAAGACGGACGTTGGTATTTAGGCAGTTTAAATATCCCCAATCGACAGTTCAGTATTTTAGAGCTTCCTTACAGTAATGTGGCTTCTCTTGATAGTCATGGTAAAGAGGTTGTATTCCTTGGTTCATCGACTATCGAACCAACAGAAGTTATTCATTTAGATTTGAATTTGAGTCAAACTAAAGTATTAAAAACTGCTTGTCAGATTGATGTAGATTCGGGATATTTTTCTCAACCCGAATTAATAGAGTTTCCCACAGAAAATGGCTTAACAGCGTATGGCTGGTATTATCCTCCTCAGAACAAAGATTATACATTTCCTGATGAAGAGTTACCCCCTTTATTAGTAAAAAGTCACGGAGGCCCTACTGCAGCAGCTACCCCTAGTTTTAGCTTAAAAATTCAATATTGGACAAGCCGAGGTTTTGGTTATCTAGATGTTAACTACGGGGGAAGTACAGGATTTGGAAAAACGTACCGTCAACGGTTAGAAAAAAATTGGGGTCTAGTTGATGTTAATGACTGTATTAATGGGGCAAACTATTTAGTCAAACAAGGAAAAGTAGACGGCGATCGCTTGGCTATTTCTGGGGGAAGTGCTGGCGGTTATACAACTTTAGCAGCCTTAACGTTTCATGATACATTTAAAGCAGGAGCGAGTTATTATGGAGTGAGTGATTTAGAATCATTGGCAAAAGATACCCATAAATTTGAATCTCGTTACCTAGATAAATTAATTGGTCAATATCCTGAAGAAAAAGAAATTTACGAAGAGCGATCGCCGATTAATTTTACGGATCAATTAAATTGTCCTGTAATATTTTTTCAAGGTTTAGAGGATAAAGTCGTGCCTCCGAGTCAAGCAGAAATGATGGTAGAATCTCTTAAAAATAAAGAAATTCCTGTTGCCTATATTGCTTTTGAAGGGGAACAACATGGATTCAGACAAGCTGATAATATAAAATATGCTTTAGATAGCGAATTTTATTTTTATTCTCGTATTTTTCACTTTACCCCTGCTGACAATTTAGAGCCTATCAATATTTTAAATTATGATTCCTAA